In a genomic window of Candidatus Eisenbacteria bacterium:
- a CDS encoding carbonic anhydrase codes for MIPASEALDRLRAGNARFVSNVRRTDSHVDQARRAELAKSQEPFAIILGCSDSRVPAEIVFDQGLGDLFVIRVAGNIVAPSQVGSVEFAAARFGTRLVVVLGHSQCGAVVATLEELRRPTENQSRNLRSIVDRVRPSVEALLGTELRRDPDALVRLAVRANIHASVNHLRHGSELLEQLIRDEGLLVVGAEYSLETGAVEFLA; via the coding sequence GTGATTCCCGCCTCCGAGGCACTCGACCGTCTCCGTGCGGGGAACGCCCGCTTCGTCTCGAACGTGCGCCGCACGGACTCGCACGTCGATCAGGCGCGACGCGCCGAGCTGGCGAAGAGCCAGGAGCCGTTCGCGATCATCCTCGGGTGCTCGGACTCCCGCGTGCCCGCGGAGATCGTGTTCGATCAGGGCCTCGGCGACCTCTTCGTCATCCGCGTCGCCGGCAACATCGTCGCGCCGTCCCAGGTGGGTAGCGTCGAGTTCGCGGCCGCGCGCTTCGGCACGCGCCTCGTGGTCGTGCTCGGCCATTCCCAGTGCGGCGCCGTCGTGGCGACGCTGGAGGAGCTGCGCAGACCCACGGAGAACCAGTCCCGCAACCTGCGTTCGATCGTCGATCGCGTGCGACCGTCGGTCGAGGCGCTCCTCGGCACCGAGCTCCGGCGCGACCCCGATGCGCTCGTGCGCCTTGCGGTGCGGGCCAACATCCACGCCTCGGTGAACCACCTCCGACACGGTTCGGAGCTGCTCGAGCAGCTGATCCGCGACGAGGGCCTGCTGGTCGTGGGCGCGGAGTACTCGCTCGAGACGGGCGCGGTCGAATTCCTCGCATGA
- a CDS encoding class I SAM-dependent methyltransferase — protein sequence MSVATFIAGQLRKPSGLFGRLVVARVLNRSNAVMNQLTLKALALVPDDRVLEVGFGGGDLIDRMAPLVPRGHVAGVDFSPEMAALCAKRFAALVRAGRLELRCASVEAIPHADGEFTKACTVNTIYFWPQPVAALREIRRTLRPGGRLAVTFNTPEAAGKLPYTKYGFTLYEPAQVRALLEGAGFRDVELVAGQSRLGECFCAAGTK from the coding sequence GTGAGCGTCGCGACGTTCATCGCGGGTCAGCTCCGCAAGCCGTCGGGGCTGTTCGGACGGCTCGTGGTCGCCCGCGTCTTGAACCGCAGCAATGCGGTCATGAACCAGCTCACGCTGAAGGCCCTCGCGCTCGTCCCCGACGATCGCGTGCTCGAGGTCGGCTTCGGCGGCGGCGACCTGATCGATCGCATGGCGCCGCTCGTCCCGCGCGGCCACGTCGCGGGTGTGGATTTCTCGCCCGAGATGGCGGCCTTGTGCGCCAAGCGCTTCGCCGCGCTGGTGCGGGCGGGGCGTCTCGAGCTTCGCTGCGCGAGCGTCGAGGCGATCCCCCACGCCGACGGCGAGTTCACCAAGGCGTGCACGGTCAACACCATCTACTTCTGGCCGCAGCCGGTGGCGGCGCTCCGCGAGATCCGCCGCACGCTGCGGCCCGGCGGACGCCTCGCCGTCACGTTCAACACGCCCGAGGCAGCCGGCAAGCTGCCCTACACGAAGTACGGCTTCACGCTCTACGAGCCCGCCCAAGTGCGCGCGCTGCTCGAGGGCGCCGGCTTTCGCGACGTCGAGCTCGTCGCCGGCCAGAGCCGGCTCGGCGAGTGCTTCTGCGCCGCCGGCACGAAGTGA
- a CDS encoding DUF3556 domain-containing protein yields MTGAAAPVRVREKGFSELVREGCEGYVMQGIGLPMAAYVFHAVKLCLVALAWMFFCGGPSTIASWWLTPIAFQKAFIWACAVEVMGFGCMSGPLGFHIWPPFTAFLHFLRPGTTKLAPFPGLPLLGGTRRTWLDVILYAAFVASLFRALLAPQIGTAELLPIVCLLPLCGLADKTIILAARVEHHFAMIVCFLLAGNFIAACKVVQLSIWFWAGVSKLTVAFGYVIPVMTVNNPLVRSAAARRRMFVSYPDDFAPSRLGKAMAHAGTFLEFAAPLTLLFVTHAGALQAAGLVLVVMLHGFILGNMPAGAVFEWNLVSLYAAFFLWGGYPQVTVFEIGSLPLTAYLVVGCFLLPLVGNLVPSRVSFLVAMRYYAGNWAWNAWLFRGDSHKKLDRLTRASPLLREQLERFAPQEAANMDCRGLAFRSLHLQGRTLGLLLPRAIGGRPFQEYHYVDGENVAGSVLGWNFGEGHLCSERLLECVQEQCQFEDGELRAIMVESQPLLGSTLHWRIHDAKRGMLEQGYASLDDLARRAPWDYGER; encoded by the coding sequence ATGACGGGGGCGGCGGCGCCGGTCCGCGTGCGCGAGAAGGGCTTCTCGGAGCTCGTCCGCGAGGGCTGCGAGGGCTACGTGATGCAGGGCATCGGGCTGCCGATGGCCGCGTACGTCTTCCACGCCGTGAAGCTGTGCCTGGTCGCGCTCGCCTGGATGTTCTTCTGCGGCGGGCCCTCGACCATCGCGTCCTGGTGGCTGACGCCGATCGCGTTCCAGAAGGCGTTCATCTGGGCCTGCGCCGTCGAGGTGATGGGATTCGGATGCATGAGCGGGCCGCTCGGCTTCCACATCTGGCCGCCGTTCACGGCGTTCCTCCACTTCCTGCGGCCGGGGACGACGAAGCTGGCGCCGTTCCCGGGCCTGCCGCTGCTCGGCGGCACGCGGCGCACCTGGCTCGACGTGATCCTCTACGCCGCCTTCGTCGCGTCGCTCTTCCGCGCGCTCCTCGCGCCGCAGATCGGGACCGCCGAGCTCCTGCCCATCGTCTGTCTGCTGCCGCTCTGTGGCCTCGCCGACAAGACGATCATCCTGGCGGCGCGCGTCGAGCATCACTTCGCGATGATCGTGTGCTTCCTGCTGGCGGGGAACTTCATCGCGGCGTGCAAGGTGGTCCAGCTCTCGATCTGGTTCTGGGCGGGCGTCTCCAAGCTGACCGTCGCCTTCGGGTACGTGATCCCGGTCATGACCGTGAACAACCCGCTCGTCCGCAGCGCGGCGGCGCGACGGCGCATGTTCGTCTCGTACCCCGACGACTTCGCGCCTTCGCGCCTCGGCAAGGCGATGGCCCACGCCGGCACGTTCCTCGAGTTCGCCGCGCCGTTGACGCTCCTGTTCGTGACCCACGCCGGGGCGCTCCAGGCGGCGGGGCTCGTGCTGGTCGTGATGCTGCACGGCTTCATCCTCGGCAACATGCCGGCGGGGGCCGTCTTCGAGTGGAACCTCGTCAGCCTCTACGCGGCGTTCTTCCTGTGGGGAGGCTACCCCCAGGTGACCGTGTTCGAGATCGGCTCGCTGCCGCTGACTGCCTACCTCGTCGTCGGCTGCTTCCTGCTGCCGCTCGTCGGCAACCTCGTCCCGTCCAGGGTCTCCTTCCTCGTCGCCATGCGTTACTACGCCGGCAACTGGGCGTGGAACGCATGGCTGTTCCGCGGCGACAGCCACAAGAAGCTGGATCGCCTGACGCGCGCGTCGCCGCTGCTGCGCGAGCAGCTCGAGCGCTTCGCGCCGCAGGAGGCGGCGAACATGGACTGCCGCGGCCTCGCGTTCCGCTCGCTGCACCTGCAGGGGCGCACGCTGGGACTCCTCCTGCCGCGCGCGATCGGCGGTCGGCCCTTCCAGGAATACCACTACGTCGACGGCGAGAACGTGGCCGGCTCGGTGCTCGGGTGGAACTTCGGCGAGGGTCACCTCTGCAGCGAGCGGCTGCTAGAGTGCGTCCAGGAGCAGTGCCAGTTCGAGGACGGCGAGCTGCGGGCGATCATGGTCGAGTCGCAGCCGCTGCTCGGCTCGACGCTCCACTGGCGCATCCACGACGCCAAGCGCGGCATGCTGGAGCAGGGCTACGCGTCGCTCGACGATCTCGCGCGGCGCGCGCCCTGGGACTACGGCGAGCGCTGA
- a CDS encoding DUF1272 domain-containing protein: MLQLRPSCECCDRDLPPESQEAVICSFECTFCRSCAETRLHGRCPNCGGEFVARPRRPPGMLAKYPPSTERIYKPEGCAQRP, translated from the coding sequence ATGCTGCAACTTCGCCCGAGCTGCGAGTGCTGCGATCGCGATCTGCCGCCCGAGTCGCAGGAGGCCGTCATTTGCTCGTTCGAGTGCACGTTCTGCCGCTCGTGCGCCGAGACGCGTCTCCACGGGCGCTGCCCCAACTGCGGCGGGGAGTTCGTGGCGCGCCCCCGACGTCCGCCGGGCATGCTGGCGAAGTACCCGCCGTCGACCGAGCGCATCTACAAACCCGAGGGGTGTGCCCAGAGACCATGA
- a CDS encoding lysozyme inhibitor LprI family protein gives MRSRVVCAILLATAALADAEPAAPVPTTAELQQKFETADAELERANAEAMGRIDCRADMPADVRRAWRSAMDRTQDAWRRYRDLDCKEGARYRGWGPGAGDRIARMSWECLEAATRARIAVVKEQTSQIRCAPRP, from the coding sequence GTGCGCTCGCGAGTCGTGTGCGCGATCCTGCTCGCGACGGCGGCGCTCGCCGATGCCGAGCCCGCGGCACCCGTGCCGACCACCGCCGAGCTGCAGCAGAAGTTCGAGACGGCCGACGCGGAGCTCGAGCGCGCAAACGCCGAGGCCATGGGGCGGATCGATTGCCGGGCCGACATGCCGGCGGACGTCCGCCGGGCCTGGAGGAGCGCGATGGATCGCACGCAGGACGCGTGGCGACGGTACCGCGACCTCGACTGCAAGGAGGGCGCGCGATACCGCGGGTGGGGACCCGGCGCCGGTGACCGGATCGCGCGCATGTCCTGGGAATGCCTGGAGGCGGCGACGCGGGCGCGCATCGCGGTCGTGAAGGAGCAGACGAGCCAGATCCGCTGCGCGCCGAGGCCATGA
- a CDS encoding GNAT family acetyltransferase, whose product MTVRPFRPADREALERLWAEVFPDDPPRNAPELVIDRKLKVQPELLLVAEDEGTLVGAVIAGYDGARGWLHHLAVAPGRRRRGVGTRLVRAAEDGLRGLGCPKVNLQVRATNRDVVAFYRRAGYEVEERVSMGRVLEDS is encoded by the coding sequence ATGACGGTCCGGCCCTTCCGGCCTGCCGACCGCGAGGCGCTCGAACGCCTCTGGGCCGAGGTATTCCCGGACGACCCGCCACGGAACGCGCCGGAGCTGGTGATCGACCGCAAGCTGAAGGTCCAGCCCGAGCTTCTGCTGGTCGCCGAGGACGAAGGGACGCTCGTGGGGGCCGTCATCGCCGGGTACGACGGCGCCCGGGGGTGGCTTCATCATCTCGCCGTCGCGCCCGGACGTCGCCGGCGCGGGGTCGGAACCCGCCTCGTGCGTGCGGCCGAGGACGGCCTGCGCGGGCTCGGCTGCCCGAAGGTGAACCTGCAGGTCCGCGCGACGAATCGCGACGTCGTCGCCTTCTATCGACGCGCGGGCTACGAGGTCGAGGAGCGCGTGAGCATGGGGCGTGTGCTCGAGGACTCCTAG
- a CDS encoding MBL fold metallo-hydrolase — MTTLDWYGCATFRLRAAGLTIFLDAYIDRVAGAAGTGLTADAIDACDWIVVGHSHFDHVWGAERIMRNTRARLVGSYETIRVMETAGVPLDRMMPVAGGETIDLGGGVRVSVYPSQHSCVWSHGQMGQADEVCLGDLGVTLQEQQRRFGELVSHLTSLGGPTLEHLVSSNQGARGDGGALVYLFETPDGTLLYQDTSGHWTGVLRDLRPDVAILAAAGRGNIDGEPIQGSLAQFVARQVDLVRPRRVVLCHHDDWLPGFSVATDVAPIRREIERVAPRTALVQLGYVDATRVLPV, encoded by the coding sequence ATGACGACGCTCGACTGGTACGGCTGTGCGACCTTCCGGCTGCGGGCGGCCGGTCTCACGATCTTCCTCGACGCCTACATCGACCGCGTGGCCGGCGCGGCCGGCACCGGCCTCACGGCCGACGCGATCGACGCCTGCGACTGGATCGTCGTCGGGCATTCCCACTTCGACCACGTGTGGGGCGCCGAACGCATCATGCGCAACACGCGCGCGCGGCTCGTAGGCAGCTACGAGACGATCCGCGTCATGGAGACGGCGGGCGTGCCGCTGGATCGCATGATGCCCGTCGCCGGCGGCGAGACGATCGACCTCGGCGGCGGCGTGCGCGTGTCGGTATATCCGAGCCAGCACTCCTGTGTCTGGTCGCACGGGCAGATGGGGCAGGCGGACGAGGTGTGTCTGGGCGACCTCGGCGTCACGCTCCAGGAGCAGCAGCGCCGCTTCGGCGAGCTGGTGTCGCACCTGACGAGCCTCGGCGGTCCGACGCTCGAGCACCTGGTGTCGAGCAACCAGGGTGCACGCGGCGACGGCGGCGCGCTCGTCTACCTCTTCGAGACGCCCGACGGCACGCTCCTCTATCAGGACACGTCGGGGCACTGGACCGGCGTCCTGCGCGATCTCCGGCCGGACGTGGCGATTCTCGCCGCGGCCGGCCGCGGCAACATCGACGGCGAGCCCATCCAGGGTAGCCTCGCGCAGTTCGTCGCGCGGCAGGTGGACCTCGTGCGCCCGCGGCGCGTCGTGCTCTGCCATCACGACGACTGGCTGCCGGGCTTCTCCGTGGCGACGGACGTCGCACCGATCCGCCGCGAGATCGAGCGCGTGGCGCCGCGCACGGCGCTCGTCCAGCTCGGGTACGTCGACGCGACCCGGGTCCTCCCCGTGTAG
- a CDS encoding VOC family protein, whose product MGLPNGVHHLAIATRDMKAQIEFFTQVVGMELVALYWMHGVPDTFHGFLRLGDSASLAFVQMPEMRTIEPKLGLSHAGSAAAPVAPGAMQHVALNVESEADLLALRDRIRSSGYQVLGPIDHGMCKSMYLSAPEGIALEFATSAAPIDADEWIDPEVVGLCGIDAQELARYRRPAAFVARGGAVPQPRPDVRPGLFPPAPQTAAILAMSDAEVTRILDFTTPPVPKRAAG is encoded by the coding sequence ATGGGTCTTCCGAACGGCGTCCATCACCTCGCCATCGCCACCCGCGACATGAAGGCGCAGATCGAGTTCTTCACCCAGGTGGTCGGCATGGAGCTGGTGGCGCTCTACTGGATGCACGGGGTCCCGGACACGTTCCACGGCTTCCTGCGGCTCGGCGACAGCGCGTCGCTCGCCTTCGTGCAGATGCCCGAGATGCGGACGATCGAGCCGAAGCTGGGTCTCTCGCACGCCGGCTCGGCGGCGGCTCCCGTGGCGCCCGGGGCGATGCAGCACGTCGCCTTGAACGTCGAGTCGGAGGCCGATCTCCTCGCGCTGCGCGACCGCATCCGCTCGAGCGGCTACCAGGTTCTCGGGCCGATCGACCACGGCATGTGCAAATCGATGTACCTCTCGGCGCCCGAGGGGATCGCGCTCGAGTTCGCCACCTCCGCCGCCCCGATCGACGCCGACGAATGGATCGACCCCGAGGTGGTCGGCCTGTGCGGCATCGATGCGCAGGAGCTGGCCCGCTATCGCCGGCCCGCGGCCTTCGTCGCGCGCGGCGGCGCGGTTCCCCAGCCGCGGCCCGACGTTCGCCCGGGTCTCTTCCCGCCGGCGCCCCAGACGGCGGCTATCCTGGCGATGAGCGACGCCGAGGTCACGCGGATCCTCGACTTCACGACGCCGCCCGTTCCGAAGCGCGCTGCGGGCTGA
- a CDS encoding GNAT family N-acetyltransferase: MVTLRPATHEDLEFAFAALRAAMRTYVEATWGPWDEGWQHRLFADTFVPATHRIIEQSGRAVGCMAVEEKPDHVFLARIFLLPEAQGQGIGTRLVGRLCESAHRRGLPVVLTILKVNPARRLYERLGFTVVGETETHFRMECPPRPLPAT; encoded by the coding sequence ATGGTCACGCTGCGACCCGCGACGCACGAGGACCTCGAGTTCGCGTTCGCCGCGTTGCGTGCAGCGATGCGGACGTACGTCGAGGCGACCTGGGGCCCGTGGGACGAGGGGTGGCAGCACCGGCTGTTCGCCGACACCTTCGTGCCGGCGACGCACCGGATCATCGAGCAGTCGGGGCGCGCGGTGGGCTGCATGGCCGTCGAGGAGAAGCCCGACCACGTGTTCCTGGCGCGGATCTTCCTGCTTCCCGAAGCGCAGGGACAGGGCATCGGCACGCGTCTCGTGGGCAGGCTCTGCGAGTCGGCGCATCGCCGCGGACTGCCGGTCGTGCTCACGATCCTCAAGGTGAACCCGGCGCGGCGGCTCTACGAGCGGCTCGGCTTCACCGTCGTCGGCGAGACCGAGACCCACTTCCGGATGGAGTGTCCGCCGCGCCCCTTGCCGGCGACCTGA
- a CDS encoding O-methyltransferase, with protein MSQDRWTAVDRYFTETLVRPDPVFDAVLRANADAGLPPYDVSPSQGKLLEVLARIQGARSILEIGTLGGYSTIWLARALPPGGRLVTLEVDPGYARVARANFARAGVADAIELRVGNALETLPRLAAEGYGPFDLVFIDADKQNNPQYFTSALELSRKGTLVVVDNVVRAGAVADPASTDPIVQGVRRLNDMLAADPRVSAVALQTVGSKGWDGMAIVLVTGQGRA; from the coding sequence ATGAGCCAGGACCGGTGGACGGCCGTCGACCGCTACTTCACCGAGACGCTCGTGCGTCCGGACCCGGTGTTCGACGCCGTGCTGCGCGCCAACGCCGACGCGGGCCTGCCGCCGTACGACGTGTCGCCGAGCCAGGGCAAGCTGCTGGAGGTCCTGGCGCGCATCCAGGGCGCGCGCTCGATCCTCGAGATCGGCACGCTGGGCGGCTACAGCACGATCTGGCTCGCCCGGGCGCTGCCGCCCGGCGGGCGCCTCGTTACGCTCGAGGTCGATCCCGGCTACGCCCGGGTCGCGCGCGCGAACTTCGCGCGTGCCGGGGTCGCCGACGCGATCGAGCTACGCGTCGGGAACGCGCTCGAGACGCTCCCGCGGCTCGCCGCCGAAGGGTACGGCCCGTTCGACCTCGTCTTCATCGACGCCGACAAGCAGAACAACCCGCAGTACTTCACGTCGGCGCTCGAGCTCTCGCGCAAGGGTACGCTCGTCGTCGTCGACAACGTGGTGCGCGCCGGCGCAGTCGCCGATCCCGCGTCGACCGATCCGATCGTCCAGGGCGTGCGCCGTTTGAACGACATGCTCGCCGCCGACCCGCGCGTCAGCGCGGTTGCGCTGCAGACGGTCGGCAGCAAAGGATGGGACGGCATGGCGATCGTGCTCGTCACGGGCCAAGGGAGGGCGTGA
- a CDS encoding VOC family protein: MIVGVDHVQLAMPSGREDEARAFYADLLGLPERPKPAALARRGGVWFESGAVRIHLGVEVDFRPARKAHPALLVRDLPLLVKRLRDAGVDVVDDPLEGYDRVYVSDPFGNRLELMEPQQ; this comes from the coding sequence ATGATCGTCGGCGTCGACCACGTGCAGCTCGCGATGCCGAGCGGTCGCGAGGACGAGGCGCGCGCCTTCTACGCCGATCTGCTCGGCCTTCCCGAGCGCCCCAAGCCGGCGGCGCTCGCCCGGCGCGGCGGCGTGTGGTTCGAGAGCGGCGCGGTCCGGATCCATCTCGGCGTCGAGGTGGACTTCCGCCCGGCGCGGAAGGCGCACCCGGCGCTCCTCGTGCGCGATCTTCCCCTCCTGGTGAAGCGGCTCCGCGATGCCGGCGTCGACGTCGTCGACGACCCGCTCGAGGGCTACGATCGCGTGTACGTCTCCGATCCCTTCGGAAACCGGCTCGAGCTGATGGAGCCGCAGCAATGA